In Bifidobacterium sp. ESL0775, the following are encoded in one genomic region:
- a CDS encoding replication-associated recombination protein A → MTEDLFSAADAPEDVTRPLAVRMRPTTLDDVVGQQQVLGEGSPLRRLASPASKGSLTAPSSIILFGPPGVGKTTLAYIVAQQSGRDFEELSAVTSGVKDVRAVLERAHERLVTQGRETVLFIDEVHRFSKSQQDALLPSVENRDVTFIGATTENPSFSINKPLLSRSVVVKLESLEPDDLKTLIVRALESEHGLKGEVKASDEAVGEIIRMAGGDGRKTLTILEAAAGAVTGDKERKKGARKPVITPDIVSKVMDSATVRYDKDGDDHYDVASAFIKSMRGSDPDAALHYLARMLRAGEDPRFIARRIMIASAEEVGMAAPQILELTVAAAQAVAMVGMPEARIILSEAVIAVATAPKSNASYNAINQALADVDAGMIGQVPLWLRNAPTKLMKDWGNKDGYIYAHDAPGAVATQQYMPDELVGHEYYHPNDRGYEREVGPRLERIRGILHGGVPREHGDGRKPNDRTEGDDRHRTDGNEPGND, encoded by the coding sequence ATGACCGAAGATCTGTTCAGTGCCGCTGATGCGCCCGAAGACGTGACCCGTCCGCTCGCCGTGCGGATGCGGCCGACGACGCTTGATGACGTGGTGGGGCAGCAGCAGGTGCTGGGGGAGGGCTCGCCATTGCGCCGGCTTGCCAGTCCGGCGTCGAAAGGGTCGCTGACCGCACCAAGCTCAATCATCCTGTTTGGCCCTCCGGGGGTTGGTAAGACCACCTTGGCCTATATCGTCGCGCAGCAATCCGGGCGTGATTTCGAGGAACTTTCCGCCGTCACCTCCGGTGTCAAGGATGTGCGAGCCGTGTTGGAACGCGCCCATGAGCGGTTGGTGACGCAGGGGCGCGAGACCGTGCTGTTCATCGACGAGGTGCACCGCTTCTCCAAGTCCCAGCAGGACGCGTTGCTTCCCAGCGTCGAGAACCGCGATGTTACGTTCATCGGGGCCACCACGGAGAACCCGAGTTTCTCCATCAACAAGCCGTTGTTGAGCCGGTCGGTGGTCGTGAAACTTGAATCGTTGGAACCTGACGACCTGAAAACCTTGATTGTCCGTGCGCTGGAAAGCGAACACGGGCTTAAGGGCGAAGTGAAAGCCAGCGACGAGGCGGTGGGCGAGATCATCCGCATGGCCGGGGGAGACGGGCGCAAGACGCTGACCATCCTCGAGGCGGCGGCGGGCGCGGTCACCGGCGACAAGGAACGCAAGAAGGGCGCTCGCAAACCGGTCATCACCCCTGACATCGTCTCGAAGGTGATGGATTCGGCCACCGTGCGCTACGACAAGGACGGCGACGACCATTACGATGTCGCCTCCGCGTTCATCAAATCGATGCGGGGCTCGGACCCCGATGCCGCGTTGCATTATCTCGCGCGCATGCTGCGGGCGGGGGAGGATCCCCGTTTCATCGCCCGTCGCATCATGATCGCTTCGGCCGAAGAGGTCGGTATGGCCGCTCCGCAGATCCTGGAACTCACCGTCGCCGCGGCGCAGGCCGTCGCCATGGTCGGCATGCCCGAGGCACGGATCATCCTTTCGGAGGCGGTCATCGCCGTGGCCACCGCGCCCAAATCCAACGCCAGCTACAACGCCATCAACCAGGCGCTCGCCGACGTCGACGCGGGTATGATCGGCCAGGTGCCGCTCTGGCTGCGCAACGCGCCAACCAAGCTCATGAAGGACTGGGGCAACAAGGACGGCTATATCTACGCTCATGATGCGCCGGGGGCCGTGGCCACGCAGCAGTACATGCCTGACGAGCTGGTGGGGCACGAATACTACCATCCCAACGACCGCGGCTATGAACGTGAGGTTGGGCCGAGGCTTGAAAGAATCCGCGGGATCTTGCATGGTGGGGTGCCGCGGGAACATGGCGATGGCCGGAAACCGAATGATCGTACAGAGGGCGATGATCGCCATCGGACTGATGGAAACGAGCCTGGAAACGATTGA
- a CDS encoding energy-coupling factor transporter ATPase codes for MTIAFDKPANAESSSPINETGPAPACVAARLRDVGFSYDGGASWVLDGIDLDIKAGERICLVGPNGSGKSTLARLIVGLASPDKGSITLLGRNVFHDGKPDSDNYRNARKSIGAVFQNPMDQIITTVVGDDVAFGPENLALDPQLITERVYESLDAVDMGNTLLDDPSRMSGGQQQRIAIAGILAMSPSMIVLDEPTAMLDLEAQHDVLQVLDNLQRSGTTIIHVTHRPEELKHADRILSLEHGRLVELDQTQAALRLSVTNADDTGLLKPDGLIIEDDSRKARVPKETNDSTASSNEPAIRFNHVSYRYPKSSTDTLHDFSMRIEQGEVVAIMGRNGTGKTTLTRLITALAKPDSGAIQVAGIDLTSMSRRDKKALRSSVGLVMQQPEQQLFAETVRQDVAYGPSNQGLPQQVVDQRVNRALNLLGLSGLAERSPFSLSGGQQRLTAIAGIIACDPRILILDEPTAGLDASASERIYALMRTLNAHGVTIVLITHSPRQARQLADRVITLGEPVADRNGKKSENGNPIQRNDQANGETGTPSAIDEAADSSSSPASNKSDKPDKPTSARRTEKSEINSQSDSKSKAKAQDESSTVSKPVNQAHRQSVIERLDPRVKLVVFLVLMFTSFMVSSLPQLALTAVMVVVLAAAAQLGPKRLFRSMRGFLILLLVMGVVNMLFVRTGKPLVTFWNFPITDEGVMAAVLYTCRFGLVILLGIILLQTTTPTALTDGFGSLLSPLRRLGLHTQELALVMSLALRFLPTLAAEARNIMDAQAARGGSIETGSPTKRIKALGAIIVPIFAGALRHSDNLSLALDARSYEEGIHRTHWHAMRVSAKDVVFMVLCALYLMALISLKTGILSVVRL; via the coding sequence ATGACCATCGCCTTCGACAAACCAGCCAACGCCGAGTCCTCCTCGCCCATCAACGAGACGGGCCCGGCGCCAGCATGCGTGGCCGCGCGTCTGCGCGATGTCGGATTCAGCTATGACGGCGGGGCCTCCTGGGTGTTGGACGGCATCGACCTCGACATCAAGGCCGGCGAGCGCATCTGCCTGGTGGGTCCGAACGGCTCGGGCAAATCCACGCTGGCACGTCTCATCGTGGGACTCGCCTCGCCCGACAAAGGCTCCATCACCCTGCTTGGCCGCAACGTGTTCCACGACGGAAAACCCGACAGCGACAACTACCGCAACGCCCGCAAGAGCATCGGCGCCGTCTTCCAGAACCCGATGGACCAGATCATCACCACCGTGGTGGGCGACGATGTCGCGTTCGGCCCCGAGAACCTGGCCCTCGACCCGCAGCTCATCACCGAGCGCGTCTACGAATCGTTGGATGCCGTGGATATGGGCAACACCCTGCTTGACGATCCGTCACGCATGAGCGGCGGCCAGCAGCAGCGCATCGCCATCGCGGGGATACTGGCCATGTCGCCGTCCATGATCGTTCTTGACGAGCCCACCGCGATGCTCGACCTCGAGGCGCAGCATGATGTATTACAAGTCCTCGATAACCTGCAGCGCTCCGGAACCACCATCATCCACGTCACCCACCGGCCCGAGGAACTCAAACACGCCGACCGCATCCTGAGCCTGGAACACGGCAGGCTCGTCGAGCTGGACCAGACGCAGGCCGCGTTGAGGCTTTCGGTGACCAATGCCGACGACACTGGCCTGCTGAAGCCGGATGGGCTCATCATCGAAGACGATTCCCGGAAAGCCCGCGTTCCCAAGGAAACCAATGATTCCACGGCGTCCTCAAATGAACCAGCCATCCGTTTCAACCACGTCTCCTATCGGTATCCGAAATCAAGCACGGACACGCTGCATGATTTCTCGATGCGTATCGAACAGGGCGAGGTCGTGGCCATCATGGGGCGCAACGGCACCGGCAAGACGACGCTGACCAGGCTCATCACCGCGTTGGCGAAACCCGACAGCGGCGCCATTCAAGTGGCGGGCATCGACCTCACCTCGATGTCACGGCGCGACAAGAAGGCGCTGCGCTCGAGTGTCGGTCTGGTGATGCAACAGCCGGAACAACAGCTTTTCGCCGAGACCGTACGGCAGGACGTGGCCTATGGGCCCAGCAACCAAGGGCTGCCGCAACAGGTCGTCGACCAGCGCGTCAACCGGGCGCTGAACCTGCTCGGCCTCAGCGGACTCGCCGAGCGCTCCCCGTTCTCACTTTCCGGCGGGCAGCAACGGCTCACGGCCATCGCCGGCATCATCGCTTGCGACCCGCGTATCCTCATCCTCGACGAACCTACGGCCGGGCTCGACGCAAGCGCCAGCGAGCGCATCTACGCGCTGATGCGCACGCTCAACGCGCACGGCGTGACGATAGTCCTGATCACCCATTCCCCGCGCCAGGCGCGTCAGCTCGCCGACCGTGTCATCACGCTGGGCGAGCCTGTGGCAGATCGGAATGGCAAAAAAAGCGAAAATGGCAACCCCATCCAACGCAATGACCAGGCCAACGGCGAAACCGGCACGCCCTCCGCAATCGATGAAGCCGCCGATTCCTCGTCCTCGCCGGCGAGCAACAAGTCAGACAAGCCCGACAAACCCACATCGGCCCGGCGAACCGAAAAATCCGAAATCAATAGCCAATCCGACTCAAAGAGCAAAGCCAAAGCTCAAGATGAATCCAGCACTGTAAGTAAGCCCGTCAATCAAGCCCATCGGCAAAGCGTCATCGAGCGGCTCGACCCGCGCGTGAAACTGGTCGTATTCCTTGTGCTGATGTTCACCTCGTTCATGGTCAGCTCCCTGCCACAGCTCGCCTTGACCGCCGTGATGGTCGTCGTCCTGGCCGCCGCGGCGCAACTCGGCCCCAAGCGGCTGTTCCGTTCGATGCGCGGATTCCTGATACTGCTATTGGTGATGGGCGTCGTCAACATGCTCTTCGTGCGCACCGGCAAGCCGCTAGTGACGTTCTGGAATTTCCCAATCACCGACGAGGGCGTGATGGCCGCCGTGCTCTACACCTGCCGTTTCGGACTGGTGATCCTGCTGGGGATCATCCTCCTGCAGACCACGACGCCCACGGCGCTGACCGATGGTTTCGGCTCCCTGCTCTCCCCGTTGCGCAGACTCGGGTTGCATACCCAGGAGCTGGCGCTGGTGATGAGCCTGGCGTTGCGCTTCCTGCCGACGCTGGCCGCCGAGGCCCGCAACATCATGGACGCGCAGGCCGCTCGCGGCGGCAGCATCGAAACCGGCTCTCCGACCAAGCGAATCAAGGCTCTGGGCGCCATTATCGTCCCCATTTTCGCCGGGGCGCTGCGCCATTCGGACAACCTTTCGCTGGCGCTCGACGCGCGAAGCTACGAGGAGGGGATCCACCGCACGCACTGGCACGCGATGCGGGTGAGCGCAAAGGATGTCGTCTTCATGGTTCTGTGCGCGCTGTACCTGATGGCACTGATCAGTCTTAAGACCGGGATCCTGTCGGTGGTCCGGCTCTAG
- a CDS encoding amino acid ABC transporter permease, whose protein sequence is MSKNNNESAVLFDEPGPKGKRNIRIANWIGGIIVAILVVLILMRLHNPPDGENQLDWALWKPALDGEAWTDFYLPGLWMTIKAAVLAVIGSVVFGLIFGVGRLLPSRIVRGVSGVIVEFCRAVPVLMFMIFFWRLFSFMGIQSASYWAVVLGLILYNGSVVAELVRSGVGNLPGGQREASLALGLTTTQSLMQIEVPQAVYAMLPAAVTQLVVVLKDTALGSIIMYTDLLQESRRLGSMYFNILQTLVVAGVVYFIVCALLSKLAEWLPSRMQERTAAPAEPEPVAPIAIMDASNVNQIAVAKEVDEDRYGGAPRQYHVHHRGTNASVRHWRQTRYEQGYDATHPESEKEPDHVELPDIPIPGKKSHLHGDKSDKHKDE, encoded by the coding sequence ATGAGCAAGAACAACAACGAATCGGCCGTCCTCTTCGATGAGCCGGGGCCGAAAGGCAAACGCAACATCCGCATCGCCAACTGGATCGGCGGCATCATCGTCGCCATCCTCGTGGTGCTTATCCTCATGCGCCTGCACAACCCGCCGGACGGCGAGAACCAGCTCGATTGGGCGCTGTGGAAACCGGCGCTTGACGGCGAGGCATGGACGGACTTCTACCTGCCAGGGCTTTGGATGACCATCAAGGCGGCCGTGCTCGCGGTCATCGGCTCCGTCGTCTTCGGTTTGATTTTCGGTGTCGGCAGGCTTCTGCCGAGCAGGATCGTGCGAGGCGTCTCAGGCGTCATCGTCGAATTCTGCCGCGCGGTGCCCGTCCTGATGTTCATGATCTTCTTCTGGCGCTTGTTCTCCTTCATGGGCATCCAAAGCGCCTCCTACTGGGCCGTGGTGCTGGGTCTGATCCTCTACAACGGCTCCGTGGTCGCGGAACTCGTGCGAAGCGGCGTCGGCAACCTGCCCGGCGGCCAGCGCGAGGCCTCGTTGGCCTTGGGCCTGACCACCACGCAATCGCTGATGCAGATCGAAGTGCCGCAGGCGGTCTACGCCATGTTGCCGGCGGCGGTCACCCAGCTGGTCGTGGTCCTGAAGGACACGGCGCTCGGCTCGATCATCATGTACACGGATCTGTTGCAGGAATCCCGCCGCTTGGGATCGATGTACTTCAACATCCTGCAGACATTGGTGGTCGCCGGTGTGGTCTACTTCATCGTCTGCGCGCTGCTTTCCAAGCTCGCGGAATGGCTGCCGAGCCGTATGCAGGAGCGTACCGCCGCCCCGGCAGAGCCCGAGCCGGTCGCGCCGATCGCCATCATGGATGCCTCGAACGTCAACCAGATCGCCGTGGCCAAGGAAGTGGATGAGGACCGTTACGGCGGTGCTCCTCGCCAGTACCATGTCCATCATCGTGGCACCAATGCCTCGGTGCGTCACTGGAGGCAGACCCGTTACGAACAGGGCTACGATGCCACGCATCCCGAAAGCGAAAAGGAACCCGACCACGTCGAGCTGCCCGACATCCCGATTCCGGGCAAGAAGTCGCACCTGCATGGAGATAAGTCTGATAAGCACAAAGATGAGTAG
- a CDS encoding D-2-hydroxyacid dehydrogenase: protein MNAQSNDKLIVNCIPVGDQDKQRFIDAAGDVPIEFCGDPNLFGDMKVKADVPEALRGKATAVLGNFDPSLAGQFTNLEWLQTWSAGVDAYLKPGLFAQDVTITSATGAYGQAVSEHMIAMMWALMKNFTLYVRDQTAYHWHDEGTVLTPNGATALVIGTGDIGSHFARLAKGAGMHTVGVRRSADKPVDGIDEMHGFDELDTLLPQADVVALSLPRAADTHHLIDARRLAMLKKDAIVINGGRGDAVDDDALAEALSRKAIRGAGVDVFETEPLPASHPLWDEPRCLITPHVAGGDHLASNTARIIDIAVANVRRYAHVEPLQDNAHR from the coding sequence ATGAACGCGCAGAGCAACGATAAACTCATTGTCAACTGCATACCTGTCGGTGATCAGGACAAGCAACGATTCATCGATGCGGCGGGCGATGTTCCCATCGAATTCTGCGGTGATCCGAACCTTTTCGGCGACATGAAAGTGAAGGCGGATGTCCCTGAAGCGCTACGCGGAAAAGCCACGGCGGTGCTCGGCAATTTCGACCCGTCGCTGGCCGGCCAATTCACCAACCTCGAATGGCTGCAGACCTGGAGCGCCGGTGTCGACGCGTATCTCAAGCCGGGCCTGTTTGCCCAAGACGTCACCATCACCAGCGCTACCGGCGCGTACGGGCAGGCCGTCTCCGAACACATGATCGCGATGATGTGGGCGCTGATGAAAAACTTCACGCTCTACGTGCGCGACCAGACGGCATATCACTGGCACGATGAGGGGACGGTGCTCACTCCCAACGGCGCCACCGCGTTGGTCATCGGCACCGGTGACATCGGCTCGCATTTCGCCCGGCTCGCCAAGGGCGCCGGCATGCATACCGTTGGCGTGCGCCGCAGCGCCGACAAGCCCGTTGACGGCATCGACGAGATGCATGGTTTCGATGAGCTGGATACGCTGTTGCCACAGGCCGATGTGGTCGCGTTGTCATTGCCGCGCGCGGCCGATACCCATCATCTCATCGACGCGCGCAGGCTCGCGATGCTCAAAAAGGACGCCATCGTCATCAACGGCGGCCGTGGCGATGCCGTCGATGACGACGCCTTGGCCGAGGCATTGAGCCGCAAGGCGATTCGCGGCGCCGGCGTCGACGTGTTCGAAACGGAGCCGTTGCCGGCCTCCCATCCGCTCTGGGACGAGCCGCGTTGCCTGATCACCCCGCATGTCGCCGGCGGCGACCATCTGGCGAGCAACACCGCCCGCATCATCGACATCGCCGTGGCCAACGTGCGCCGTTACGCCCATGTCGAGCCGTTGCAGGACAACGCGCATCGCTGA
- a CDS encoding amidohydrolase family protein — MHAPRNTAIEPFAIEHATVATGDLDGRTLSDTTIVVDGLGKIREIGPSSAVVVPPGYHKLDGTGKVVSPGMINGHTHTFSQGKPLDPKGSTPEGQRKTAKIMHSAPGKLFMYETSKSNIMTLLNSGVTTIRTVGDVGYEVVAIRDRINAGKMVGPRIMASGPMLAIPDGHGAPLVALESSTPEESRSEAEYSIDHGVNALKIAATGGVTDSQVLGEAGAPQMTTEQMRAICEAAHANDIIVAAHAQSEEGVRRALKAGVDTIEHGCALDDELTELFLNNPNSLRGYSALEPTLSAGLPMKYLSQETLNMTDIQMQNSVPVVEGMVNGAKQAHEAGIKVGVGTDTAMPFVPQYGTWREMALLVRFAGFTPAEAFHAGTQVTAEILGLSDETGSLEVGKSADLLVLSENPVDNLRTLEKPLLVVAAGHPIFHPQVERFDDMEAQLDEAYK, encoded by the coding sequence ATGCACGCACCACGTAATACTGCTATAGAACCATTCGCCATCGAGCACGCCACCGTGGCCACTGGCGACCTCGACGGCCGCACCCTGAGCGACACCACCATCGTCGTGGACGGCCTCGGCAAGATCCGTGAAATCGGCCCCTCGTCGGCTGTTGTGGTGCCTCCGGGCTACCACAAGCTGGACGGCACCGGCAAGGTCGTCTCCCCCGGCATGATCAACGGCCACACCCACACGTTCTCGCAGGGCAAACCGCTCGACCCCAAGGGCAGCACCCCCGAAGGCCAGCGCAAGACCGCGAAAATCATGCACTCGGCGCCGGGCAAGCTCTTCATGTACGAGACCAGCAAGTCCAACATCATGACGCTTCTGAACTCGGGCGTCACCACGATCCGCACCGTGGGCGACGTCGGCTATGAGGTCGTCGCCATACGCGACCGCATCAACGCCGGCAAGATGGTCGGCCCGCGCATCATGGCCTCCGGCCCGATGCTCGCGATTCCCGACGGCCACGGCGCGCCGCTGGTCGCTTTGGAAAGCAGCACACCCGAGGAATCACGCAGCGAGGCCGAATACAGCATCGACCACGGCGTCAACGCGCTGAAGATCGCGGCCACCGGCGGCGTCACCGACTCCCAGGTGCTCGGCGAGGCCGGCGCCCCGCAGATGACCACCGAGCAGATGCGCGCCATCTGCGAAGCCGCACACGCCAACGACATCATCGTCGCGGCGCACGCCCAGAGCGAGGAAGGTGTCCGCCGTGCGTTGAAGGCCGGCGTCGACACCATCGAGCACGGCTGCGCGCTGGATGACGAGCTGACCGAACTCTTCCTGAACAACCCGAACTCGCTTCGTGGCTACAGCGCGCTGGAGCCCACGCTTTCCGCGGGCCTGCCGATGAAGTACCTCTCGCAAGAGACCTTGAACATGACCGATATCCAGATGCAGAACTCCGTGCCCGTGGTCGAGGGCATGGTCAACGGGGCCAAGCAGGCGCACGAGGCCGGCATCAAGGTCGGCGTCGGCACTGACACCGCCATGCCATTCGTGCCGCAGTACGGCACCTGGCGCGAGATGGCGCTGCTGGTCCGCTTCGCGGGCTTCACTCCCGCCGAGGCCTTCCACGCCGGCACGCAGGTCACCGCCGAGATCCTCGGCCTGAGCGACGAGACCGGTTCGTTGGAGGTCGGCAAGTCCGCTGATCTGCTGGTGTTGAGCGAGAACCCCGTCGACAATCTGCGCACGCTTGAGAAGCCGCTGCTCGTGGTCGCCGCCGGACACCCGATCTTCCATCCGCAGGTCGAACGCTTCGATGACATGGAGGCCCAGCTCGACGAGGCCTATAAGTAA
- a CDS encoding DEAD/DEAH box helicase — protein sequence MTQSLGELAPSWDGSGDEKRNIDADEIYDRFFGWVRETKGIDPWPHQEEAVMDLLAGDHVILSTPTGSGKSLVALGMHFAALCTGRRSYYTAPIKALVSEKFFDLVEAFGRDNVGMITGDTSINSDAPIICCTAEILANQALREGVNADIGCVAMDEFHYYGDADRGWAWQVPLLTLPKTQFLLMSATLGNVTAIADKLEDMTRRDVDVIDDAPRPVPLSYEYTDKQLASTVELLFNRSDTPIYVVHFSQDAALETAQALASSGVSSKEQRKAITEAIKGTRFTTAFGKILQRLLRTGVGIHHAGMLPRYRRLVEQLAQQGLLPVICGTDTLGVGINVPIHSVVLTGLTKFDGFKMRRLRAREFHQIAGRAGRMGFDTEGLVVAEAPEFEIENARAIAKANGDPKKLKKIKRKKPQEGFVTWNEGTFDKLIEAAPETLVPHMKISHSMVLNEVAQGGDARARIDKLIDDSSQTPEQKEHLHERADEIFQTMFDSSFIEAEDNGRGGKDYFLAVDVPDNFALDQPLSPFLLAALELLDPESDTYALDVISMVEATLEDPKQVLKAQQRQARDKAMAEMKADGLDYDERMDKLQEVTWPKPLEEMLDAAFDEYRHDVPWANDYELSPKSVVRDMVETASDFTGYIARYNIARSEGTLLRYLSDAYRSLARTVPVEKRNDELEDIISWLRVVVRSVDSSLVDEWENAGSETAADAESAALTAAAPGGKAAVVEDRRGLIVLIRNAMFRRIQLMDQDRPEELGALDKDWDYGVHEWEDALDDYYDEHEYVGIDQKARSGNLFILDDRNEAKEHTWKVRQIIDDSDGDHDWAITGTVDLDATQESGEVVFVDYRVDNDGLD from the coding sequence ATGACACAGAGTTTAGGGGAATTGGCGCCAAGTTGGGATGGCAGCGGGGACGAGAAGCGCAACATCGATGCCGACGAGATTTATGACAGGTTCTTCGGGTGGGTCCGTGAAACCAAGGGCATCGATCCGTGGCCGCATCAGGAAGAGGCCGTTATGGACCTCTTGGCCGGCGACCATGTCATCCTGAGCACGCCGACCGGGTCCGGTAAGTCGCTGGTGGCGTTGGGCATGCATTTTGCGGCGTTGTGCACTGGGCGGCGTTCGTATTACACCGCTCCCATCAAGGCTCTCGTCTCCGAGAAGTTCTTCGACTTGGTTGAAGCTTTTGGTCGAGACAATGTAGGCATGATCACAGGAGATACCAGCATCAATTCGGATGCGCCGATCATCTGCTGCACCGCCGAGATCCTGGCCAACCAAGCCTTGCGCGAGGGCGTGAACGCCGACATCGGGTGCGTGGCGATGGACGAGTTCCATTACTACGGCGACGCCGATCGTGGCTGGGCTTGGCAGGTGCCCCTCTTGACACTGCCCAAGACCCAGTTCCTGCTGATGAGCGCGACGCTTGGCAACGTCACCGCCATCGCCGACAAGCTCGAGGACATGACACGCCGCGACGTGGACGTCATCGACGACGCGCCGAGGCCGGTGCCGCTGAGCTATGAATACACCGACAAACAACTCGCCAGCACCGTTGAGTTGCTCTTCAACCGCAGCGATACCCCCATCTATGTCGTCCATTTCTCGCAGGACGCGGCGCTTGAGACCGCGCAGGCGCTCGCCAGCTCGGGCGTCTCCAGCAAGGAGCAACGCAAGGCCATCACCGAAGCCATCAAGGGAACGCGGTTCACCACGGCGTTCGGCAAGATCCTGCAACGGCTGTTGCGTACCGGCGTCGGCATCCATCACGCGGGCATGCTGCCGCGTTATCGTCGACTGGTCGAACAGCTGGCCCAGCAAGGCCTATTGCCGGTCATCTGCGGCACCGATACGCTTGGTGTCGGCATCAATGTGCCGATCCATTCCGTGGTGCTGACCGGATTGACCAAATTCGACGGATTCAAGATGCGCAGGCTGCGCGCCCGCGAATTCCACCAGATCGCCGGACGCGCCGGGCGCATGGGCTTCGACACGGAAGGGCTGGTGGTGGCCGAGGCCCCAGAGTTCGAGATCGAGAACGCCCGGGCCATCGCCAAGGCCAATGGCGACCCGAAGAAGCTCAAGAAAATCAAGCGCAAGAAGCCGCAGGAAGGCTTCGTCACATGGAATGAGGGCACCTTCGACAAACTCATCGAGGCGGCTCCCGAAACGCTTGTGCCGCACATGAAGATCAGCCATTCCATGGTCTTGAACGAGGTGGCGCAGGGTGGCGACGCGCGTGCCCGTATCGATAAGCTCATCGACGACTCCTCACAGACCCCGGAGCAGAAGGAGCACCTGCACGAGCGTGCCGACGAGATCTTCCAGACCATGTTCGACTCGTCCTTCATCGAGGCCGAGGACAATGGTCGTGGTGGCAAGGATTACTTCCTGGCTGTCGATGTGCCCGACAACTTCGCCCTCGACCAGCCGCTTTCGCCGTTCCTGTTGGCGGCGCTGGAACTGCTCGACCCCGAATCCGACACCTACGCGCTCGACGTCATCTCGATGGTCGAGGCGACGCTTGAGGATCCCAAGCAGGTCCTGAAAGCCCAGCAGCGGCAGGCGCGCGACAAGGCGATGGCCGAGATGAAGGCTGACGGACTCGATTACGACGAGCGCATGGACAAGCTTCAGGAGGTCACCTGGCCCAAGCCGCTTGAGGAGATGCTCGACGCCGCCTTCGACGAATACCGCCACGATGTGCCGTGGGCCAACGACTACGAGTTGAGCCCCAAATCCGTGGTGCGCGACATGGTGGAGACGGCCAGCGATTTCACCGGCTACATCGCCCGCTACAACATCGCGCGGAGCGAAGGCACGCTCTTGCGCTACCTTTCCGACGCCTATCGGTCGCTCGCACGCACAGTTCCCGTCGAGAAACGCAACGATGAGCTTGAAGACATCATCTCCTGGCTGCGTGTGGTCGTGCGCTCCGTTGATTCCAGCCTCGTGGATGAATGGGAGAACGCAGGCAGCGAGACGGCCGCCGATGCCGAAAGCGCCGCGCTGACCGCAGCCGCACCCGGAGGCAAAGCCGCCGTGGTGGAGGATAGGCGAGGGCTCATCGTGCTCATCCGCAACGCCATGTTCCGCCGCATCCAGCTCATGGATCAGGACAGGCCGGAGGAACTCGGCGCGCTCGACAAGGATTGGGACTACGGCGTCCACGAATGGGAGGATGCGCTCGACGACTACTACGACGAGCACGAATATGTCGGCATCGACCAGAAGGCCCGCAGCGGCAATCTTTTCATTCTGGACGATCGCAACGAGGCCAAGGAACACACCTGGAAAGTGCGGCAGATCATCGACGATTCCGACGGCGATCACGACTGGGCCATCACCGGCACCGTCGACCTTGACGCCACGCAGGAAAGCGGCGAGGTGGTCTTCGTGGACTACCGCGTCGACAATGATGGGCTTGACTGA
- a CDS encoding ECF transporter S component — MSDISDTQNPSLTNDDHGTADSTETTNSADSIDSVNSTNAAETKDSTTVTDPTDTEIPEENGGAHHDKTQSSHSTGVADKGRWSTQRIAIYSLFVALAMAASFIEFPIMPGVPWLKYDLSGIICLVAGFAFGPMAAFIVSVLSWIPHLFMNPWGAIMSIAVSVFLSVPAAMVYKRIRTRMGALAGILVGVLFGLIAAIGGNLLITPIYAHMTTAQVLKMVVPILLPFNLIKFAIHGVVTFIIYKPISNLLNR, encoded by the coding sequence ATGAGCGATATTTCTGATACCCAAAATCCGTCATTAACCAATGACGATCACGGCACTGCGGATTCGACGGAAACCACAAATTCGGCAGATTCCATAGACTCCGTAAATTCCACGAACGCCGCCGAAACCAAGGATTCCACAACGGTCACGGATCCGACCGACACCGAAATCCCTGAGGAAAACGGCGGTGCCCACCACGACAAAACACAGTCGTCGCACTCCACCGGCGTGGCCGACAAAGGCCGCTGGTCGACGCAGCGCATCGCCATCTACTCGCTGTTCGTGGCGTTGGCGATGGCCGCCTCGTTCATCGAATTCCCCATCATGCCCGGCGTTCCGTGGCTCAAATACGATCTTTCGGGCATCATCTGCCTGGTCGCGGGCTTCGCGTTCGGACCCATGGCGGCCTTCATCGTCAGTGTCCTGAGCTGGATTCCCCACCTCTTCATGAACCCGTGGGGCGCGATCATGTCGATCGCGGTCTCGGTGTTCCTGAGCGTTCCGGCGGCCATGGTCTACAAGCGCATACGCACCCGCATGGGCGCGTTGGCCGGCATCCTCGTCGGCGTGCTCTTCGGCCTCATCGCGGCCATCGGCGGCAACCTGCTGATCACGCCCATCTACGCGCACATGACCACGGCGCAGGTGCTGAAGATGGTCGTGCCGATCCTCCTGCCGTTCAACCTCATCAAATTCGCGATCCACGGCGTGGTGACCTTCATCATCTACAAGCCGATTTCGAACCTCTTGAATCGATAG